A genomic stretch from Sinorhizobium terangae includes:
- a CDS encoding MFS transporter — protein MDVTAEAREQPGASRLGIIGWMLFDWAAQPFFTVITTFIFAPYFVSRLTADHVQGQAIWGYTLTVSGIIIAVLSPVLGAIADATGPRKPWIGFFAVIKIASLAMLWFAAPGSPILYPAIFLALATVAAEFSIVFNDSMMTRLVSEKEVGRVSNIAWGLGYLGGMIVLIAVVALIAGNPATGKTALGLDPIFGLDPSKGEDARITGPISAVWYLIFILPMFLFTPDAEKATMSLWNATASGLKELEGTLRELKERAGILRFLIARMIFQDGVNGLLALGGTFAAGMFGWQTIELGLYGMILNVVAIAGCLYASRLDARLGSKTIVVASLVCLTIATLGIVSTGPGFTLFGLLTLPTEDSGGLFGTTAEKAYILYGLLVGIAFGPVQASSRSYLARSVAVEEAGRYFGLYALSGRATSFLAPASVATITVMTDSARIGMMALVAFLAMGLFILLRTPYPAHRPA, from the coding sequence TTGGACGTTACGGCCGAAGCGAGAGAGCAGCCCGGGGCGTCACGCCTCGGCATCATCGGCTGGATGCTGTTCGACTGGGCCGCGCAGCCTTTCTTCACCGTCATCACCACCTTCATCTTCGCGCCCTATTTCGTATCCCGGCTCACGGCCGACCATGTGCAAGGGCAGGCGATCTGGGGCTATACGCTTACCGTCTCCGGCATCATCATCGCGGTTCTTTCGCCGGTGCTTGGCGCGATCGCCGACGCGACCGGACCACGCAAGCCCTGGATCGGCTTTTTCGCCGTCATCAAGATCGCCTCGCTCGCAATGCTGTGGTTCGCCGCCCCGGGCTCGCCCATCCTCTATCCCGCGATCTTTCTCGCTCTGGCGACCGTCGCTGCCGAATTTTCGATCGTCTTCAATGATTCGATGATGACGCGGCTGGTGAGCGAAAAAGAAGTGGGCCGCGTCTCGAACATTGCCTGGGGGCTCGGCTATCTCGGCGGCATGATCGTCTTGATTGCCGTCGTAGCGCTCATTGCCGGAAATCCCGCGACGGGCAAGACGGCACTGGGCCTCGACCCGATCTTCGGCCTCGATCCGTCCAAGGGGGAAGACGCCCGCATCACCGGACCGATCTCGGCCGTCTGGTACTTGATATTCATTCTGCCGATGTTCCTGTTCACCCCGGATGCGGAGAAGGCGACGATGTCGCTGTGGAACGCGACGGCCAGTGGACTCAAGGAACTTGAGGGCACACTCCGGGAACTAAAGGAGAGAGCAGGTATCCTGCGTTTTCTGATCGCGCGGATGATCTTCCAGGACGGTGTTAACGGCTTGCTCGCGCTTGGCGGCACCTTCGCAGCCGGAATGTTCGGCTGGCAGACGATAGAACTCGGCCTCTATGGAATGATTCTCAACGTTGTTGCGATTGCAGGCTGCCTCTATGCGAGTCGGCTTGACGCACGGCTCGGCTCGAAAACGATTGTCGTTGCCAGCCTCGTCTGTCTCACCATCGCCACGCTCGGCATCGTCTCGACCGGGCCAGGCTTTACGCTGTTCGGGCTGCTGACGCTTCCGACAGAAGACTCCGGCGGCCTCTTCGGCACGACGGCGGAGAAGGCATATATTCTCTACGGCCTCCTGGTCGGCATCGCCTTCGGGCCAGTTCAGGCCTCGTCCCGTTCCTACCTCGCCCGAAGCGTCGCGGTCGAGGAAGCCGGCCGCTATTTCGGCCTCTATGCCCTTTCCGGGCGCGCGACTTCGTTTCTCGCTCCCGCCTCCGTCGCAACGATCACGGTGATGACCGATTCCGCGCGCATCGGCATGATGGCGCTGGTCGCTTTCCTCGCCATGGGTCTCTTCATCCTTCTGCGCACACCCTATCCGGCGCATCGCCCGGCATAA